The following coding sequences lie in one Hippopotamus amphibius kiboko isolate mHipAmp2 chromosome 7, mHipAmp2.hap2, whole genome shotgun sequence genomic window:
- the SHISAL1 gene encoding protein shisa-like-1 → MTSCGQQPWNVLAVLSLLISAVLSAHFRVCEPYTDHKGRYHFGFHCPRLSDNKTFILCCHHNNTVFKYCCNETEFQAVMQANLTAGSEGYMHNNYTALLGVWIYGFFVLMLLVLDLLYYSAMNYDICKVYLARWGIHGRWMKQDPRRWGNPARAPRPGQPAPQPQPPPGPLPQAPQAVHTLQRDSHSPPLMSFQSSSAW, encoded by the exons ATGACCAGTTGTGGCCAGCAGCCCTGGAACGTGCTCGCTGTCCTCTCGTTGCTGATTTCCGCAG TCTTGTCCGCGCATTTCCGGGTCTGTGAGCCGTACACGGACCACAAAGGCCGCTATCACTTTGGCTTCCACTGCCCCCGGCTCTCGGACAACAAAACCTTCATCCTCTGCTGTCACCATAACAACACGGTTTTCAAATACTGCTGCAACGAGACAGAGTTCCAGGCAGTGATGCAAGCGAACCTCACGGCTGGCTCGGAGGGCTACATGCACAA CAACTACACCGCCTTGTTGGGAGTGTGGATCTATGGCTTCTtcgtgctgatgctgctggtcctggaTCTTTTGTATTACTCGGCAATGAACTACGACATTTGCAAGGTTTACCTGGCGCGGTGGGGCATCCACGGACGGTGGATGAAACAGGACCCCCGGCGGTGGGGGAACCCTGCCCGGGCCCCCCGGCCAGGGCAGCCGGCACCgcagccccagcctcccccaggccccctgccgCAAGCCCCCCAGGCTGTGCACACGCTGCAGAGAGACAGCCACAGCCCACCGCTGATGAGCTTCCAGAGTTCGTCTGCCTGGTGA